The Deefgea tanakiae DNA segment CCAAAGCGGATGCTGAAGCGACTCAAGACGCATGGGATCAGGACGAAAATTAAATCTTGCTGAGTCGCAATCCGTGCCATCCTGAAGGGTAATGGCTGTGGTTGGAGTGCTTGATATTCTTTAGTTGTTTAGATGGGTATATTGATATAAGCATTGTTTAATAAGTGCTTTAGAAATATACCCATTCATTTTTTCCTTGCTGCTTTCTGATCAGGAAAAGCATTGATATCGCGATAGTGGTCACTTTCGGTTTGGTGGACAGCATAGGGATACAGCACCATCACGCGTTTGACGTATTGCCGCGTTTCTGGATAGGGTGGAATGCCGCGATAGCGATCCACTTTGCCTTCGCCAGCGTTATAACTGGCCGCCACCAGCGCGACATTGCCTTGGTAACGATCGAGTAACCAGCGTAAATAGCGCACGCCACCTTTCACATTCTGACTGACATTAAACACATCTTTGACATTAAAACGCTCGGCCGTATCGGGTATCAGTTGCATCACGCCCATCGCAGATTTTGGAGAGATCGCATGCGCGTTCAAGCCTGATTCCACTTTGGCAATGCTAAGTGCAAAATTCGGATCAACGCCATGCCATGCGGCGACTTTGGTGATGATTTTGGCAACCATTTTTTGATTCGCATTAAACAGCTTGATATCAATCGGTGGCGGCAGTGGTGCGGGGGCTGGGTTGGTATTGGATTCCACGCAGGCGGGCAAACGATGGGCGCTGATGCGGATGGTTTCGAGCATTTTCTGTGATTCATAATGGCCTTGCTCGGCAGCGACTGAAAACAAAGTGGCGGCCGCTGCGCGATCTTCTGGTACGCCTAGGCCAAACGCGTACAGCATCGCAAGGCGATACTGTGCTTCGGTAACGCCGTGTCTTGCTGCTTGGCAATATAAAACTGCCGCAGTCCATGGATTGCGGGCTTCTTGCTTGGCTGCGCTGGCGAGTTGCGCAGTCCATTGCGCGCTGTGATCCGCATTTGTAGGCATGGCGCCAAGGCTGAGTGTGGCAGTGAACAATTCAACGAGCATGGCGGTTTTCCTAATGGCTGAGCAGCCATTTTCAGCATAGGCTCAATTAGCAAAATGCAGATAATTGGCCTGATTAATGGCTGCTCACTCAAGGAGCTTGAATGACGATCCACGTTCGATTGATGCCAGTGAAGCATGAAATGCAAATCGGGATTTTGGCCTTGTCAGCGCCAGAGCGGATCAACGCACAAAATTTGAGCATGGTGCGGCAGATGGTGCAGGCTTTGCAGCAATGGCATGCGCGAGAGGATGTGGTCGCCGTTGTATTGATAGGGGCAGGAGAGAGAGGCTTTTGCGCTGGCGGTGATCTAAAAGCACTGTATGAAGCGATGACAGAGCCAGATCAAATCGCGCAGGGCGATGCTTTTTTTGCCGAAGAATACGCGCTATGCCAAATGATTCGTGAGTATCCTAAGCCAGTGTTGGCGTGGGGACATGGCATTGTGATGGGCGGAGGTTGGGGATTATTTTCGGCGGCAAGTCATCGGGTGGTGACAGAATCGAGCAAATTGGCGATGCCAGAAACGGCGATTGGTTTATTTCCTGATGTGGCGGCGAGTCGTTGGTTGTCTGAGTTGGCGGGGTATGGGCAATTTTTGGCGCTGTCCGGGGCTGCGATCAATGCGGCCGACGCGCTGCTCACTGGCGCTGCGCAATGGGCCTTGCCCGATGCCACGCGGCATGGTGTGCTTGCAGGATTAGCCGCTTTACCTTGGCTGGGAAACAGTAGCGATGCTGAGCTATTGAGCGATTTTTTAGCGCAGGCGTCGGCGCCACTGGCTGCTTCTTCGCATTTGGCTGCGCATGAAGACGTGTTACAGGATGACAACGGGGGTAGCGTTCAGGAGCGCTGTATACAATTACGTGCTCTGACTCTGTCGAGCGACCCTTGGTTGGCGCACGCTGGCGAGCGGATTCATAAAGCGTCGCCGACTTCACTCTGGCTGGCGTGGACGTTACAGCAGCACTGTAAAACGCTGAGTTTTCCTGAGACGGTGCAACTGGAAACGCAAGTTAGCGCGGCGTGTTTACGCTATGGCGACTTTCGTGCGGGCATTTATGCGACGCTGATTGATCGCAACAGTACACCGCGTTGGCAGCAGACGGATCTCATGCGATTGGATCACGGAAAACTGACATCAGCTTTTCCAATGTTTTTTAACTGAATTTTATTGAAAGCAGGAAACTTTTTTGCTTTGATACTCTCATAGCTGGTGATACAGTACGACCACGAATCATACAGGGAGGTTCATGATGCAATCGTTTAACCAATTTAATCAAAATTCAGTCGCATACAATAGCGGCGCACTGGCTGCAGAACGCAACCAAGTTTTACGCAATACCTACTTCTTGTTGGCTTTAACGATGTTGCCAACGGCAGCGGGCGCATTGCTCGGTATGTCGCTCAATTTCCGCGTGAGCGGTTTTATGGGTTTTGGCTTGTTTATGCTGGTGAGTTTCGGCGCGTTTTACGCGATTGAGAAAACCAAAGAAAGCAGTGCTGGCGTGTTTTTGCTCTTGGGTTACACCGGCTTTATGGGCCTGTGGCTCAGCCAAATCTTGCAATCGGCTATGAAGTTTAGCAATGGCGCAGAAATGATCGGTATGGCTGCGATTGGTACTGCGGCGATTTTCTTCACGCTAGCGACCATCGCAACGGTAACGAAAAAAGACTTTTCCTTTATGGGTAAATTCTTGTTTATCGGTTTGGTGATTGCATTGCTGGCTGCGGTAGCGAATATTTTCTTCGCGATCCCAGCGCTTTCACTCGCAATCTCTGCAGTGATCTTGATGATTTGCTCTGCCTACATCTTGTACGATGTAAGTCGTATCGTGAACGGTGGTGAAACCAATTACATCAGCGCGACATTGAGTTTGTACCTCAATATCTACAATGTATTTGTGAGCTTGCTCCACATCATCATGGCCTTTACCGGTAATAGCCGCGATTAAGCTATTAGTTCGATTTGAATAAAAACGCCACCGATTACGGTGGCGTTTTTTATTGTTGGCGCGTACTTGAGCATCGAGGGAAATGGGTCGGAAGTGCGACTAAAGTGAGTTTTCCCCAGATGAGGAATAGCATTTCATCTCGATGGATGTGTCGTGGTATATCTCATACAGTATGCTTAGCTATGCATTTATAGTATTTATCTAGCGGGATATACTTCTCGTATTACTTAAAAATGCTGATCATTTAAGATCACTGAGGAGACTGTTATGAGCACCAAATTTTCAACTTGTCTAGCTGCACTCGCATTACCCTGTTTGTTGTCACCAACGACAGCACTGGCCACCGAAAAACTGATTTCTTATCTGCCCACTTGGCGCGATGCGGGGGTGGTCGCCAAAGTCGGGCCGCAACTCGCTCAGCTCGACGTTGGTATCTTGTCGTTTATTGAAGTCAGCCCAGATGGCAATGCGTTTATTCCCGCGGCGACAAAGGCAGGTGCTGACTTATGGAAGGCGCAGTTTGCCAAAGCCAAAAAAGTGAACCCAGATTTTAATTGTATGTGGGCGATTGGTGGTTGGACTGGCTCGCGCAATATCGCCAAAGTGGCGCGCACCGAAGCAGGGCGTAATAAGTTGGTTCAATCCGCAATTGGCATTATGCGCGATTCGCAATGCGTGGGTTTGGACTTAGATTGGGAGCATCCAGTCACTGGCGGCGATTACGCGGCGGACGCGTCACCAGCCGATTTTCAAAACTGGGTGAGCCTGTTGCGTGATTTGCGCAAGGGCTTAGATGCGGCAGGCAAGGCAGATAAAAAAACGTATTTCTTGACTGTTGCCGTGCCCGCCAATAACGGAGGCTGGGTGATGGGCGGGTATGACATGAAGTCAGCGCTGCCACTGCTCGACTGGGTGAATTTGATGGCATATGACCGTGCTGGCGGTTGGAGTAAAACATCGACCTTGCAAGCCAGCTTGCACGCTGTTCCCGGTGATCCCGATGGTAATGTGCTCTCGACGAGCAAGGCGGTTGAGTACTTCATTGCCCAAGGCGCAAAACCCGCTCAGCTGGTGCTGGGCGTGCCGTTTTATGTGCGTGGCTTGGGTGGCGTAGCCGCTGGCGAAAAAGGCGATGGTTTAGTTCAGCCGATGTCGGGGCCCGGCTTAAAAGACGAAGCTGAGCAGGGCGTGGCAACGTGGGGCGATTTCCAAACGCGTTATGCTAAAGCGAGTGGCTGGAAAGCGTATCGGAGCAAAGAAGCAGGTAACGCGCCGTATATGTACCACGCGGGTAAAAAAGAACTACTCACTTATGACGATCCGATTTCTTTGGCCGAAAAAGTGAAATTTGTGAAAGCCAATAAACTCGGTGGCGTGATGATTTGGGAGATCACTCAGGACGATGCCGATTTCACTTTACTCAATAGCTTGAGCCAAAATTTGAAGGGCAAGAAATAACAGTTTTCCTTCGGTGTATACATTTGGGCGCTTTGAGCGCCCATTTTTATGGCTGTCAGCTTTTGGATTGACGCTAGTCAGAATTAATTTATTCCAATACGATGTGGGGATGACTTCATCGACTGCTACTTTTGGGCAAGCCTTTAAAATCGGCGCTCTAGAAACCTTACCGCTGCAAATGGGCGTTGCGCCGTTTGCTTTGATTTTTGGCACGCTCGCCGGGCCTGCGGGCTTGCCGCCTTGGGCCGCGTTGGCGATGTCGGTGCTGGTCTATGCGGGATCGAGCCAATTTCTGGCGCTCAGTTTGCTTGCGGCGGGTGCGGCGCTACCCGTGATTATTTTCACCACGCTGATTGTCAATCTGCGCCACGCGCTGTACAGCGCCACCTTGCAATTACCGTTTTCGCATCAGCCATTTCTACGCCGCGCAGCCTTGGCTTTTTTCCTGACCGACGAGACTTTTGCCGTGGTACAAAGCGCCGCCAGCCAGCAGATTGCGCCGCTCGATGCGGTGATGTTCGGATCTGGACTGGTCAATTACACGACTTGGGTCAGTTTTACCGCGCTTGGCATTGTGCTCGGGCAGAATATTCCAGAGTTGCAACATTGGGGCTTGGAGTTTGCAATGGTGGCGACGTTTACCGGAATTGTGGTGCCATTATTGGTGACGCGTGCGCAAGTTATTTGTGCGGTGGTCGCAGGCGCTACAGCACTGCTGGCGCATGCTTTACCGTATAAATTGGGTTTGCTTTTGGCTGTGTTATTTGGCGTATCGGCTGCTATGCATTTTAGGGAAAAGGCTTGATGGATATACTATATGCATTGCTTTTATTGCTTGGCATGGCTGTGGTGACCTATGGTTTGCGGGTATCATTTTTTCTGCCCGGTGTCGGCGAGCGTTTCCCGCCCAAACTGCGCCAAGCCGCAGCTTATGTGCCCGTCGCGGTATTAACGGCGATTATCGTGCCGGAGATTTTCATCCCACGCAACGAATGGCAATGGCTCAGCCCGCAACTTGCCGGAGCGATTGCGACAGGCCTGATTGTCTGGCGCAGCAAAAAACTGATGCTCGGGATTGCTGTGGGAATGGCGGTGTATTATTTATTTAGATTGTTGACCCTAAATTTTTAATTCTATAAATCCGTCGGCACTTGCGGCATAAATGCACCACTGCCGATAATTCCCCATGCCATCCAGCCAGCAATCAACACATAAATAATTCGGGGTAGCCATGCTGCGAATTGTGTGGCGGTATGTTCTAGATCAGCGCTGAGATTTGCCGCGTAGCGTTGTAACATTTCGGGTAATGTTCCGCTGGTCTCGCCAGTTTTGACCATTGCGATTAGTGTTGCATCCGCCAGCCATGGCACAAAGCTGAGTGCTTCGGTAAGGCTTTGCCCACGTTGTAATTGCCGCAGTAGTGGCTTGCATTGTGTTTCTAGATAGGCGCTGTGGATTGTCGATTGCGCGATGGGGATTGCTTCAAACATCGATACGCCCGCGTGTAGTAGTAGCGCGAGGCTATCAACAAAATCACGTTGTTTGCTGCGCAAATACCAAGCACCAAAGACAGGGGTTTGCAATAGTACTCTTGTGATGTCAGAGGATGTATCGGTCTCAATGCTTTTGAATATGATGTTTCCAAGCAGATACATTGCAGCAATAGCAGCAAGTGGCATTATGATGCCCAATAAATAGCCGCCAGCACTGAGGGTGCCCATGATGAGTGCAGGTAATGGATTGATCAATAATCCGAGTACCAACATCAGCGCGGGTAGAGCCAATTTGGCACGAATTTGTTTACTTAAACGTGCGTGCAGCGCGGCTTGCTCTGCTAAACGTGTATAGGTAGCGGCTGGGCTACCGGCTTGGCAAGCGGCGGCAATCAGCGCGGTTTCGAGTGAGTTAAAAATTCCAGCTTGTGCGCCAGCTTGCGCAATGGTTTTTCCACGCGTGAGTGCTTTGCGCATGGATTCTAAATGAGGCTGGTAACACGCCGGCAAGTTGATGGTGGCCAATGCATGACCCGTTGCTAATCCCGCGCGTTCTAAGGCCGCTAACTGCGAAAAGAGTTCGGCGCGGACTTGCCAAGGAAGAGTGGATTTGCTTTTCATGGACTGAAGTATTGCCGATCTGCGGCGTAAAGGCGAGGGTGGCGGTTGACAATGCATCGTCATTCAGTTGCAATACGGTTTGAACGACAAGAGAGGCGCCTTGCCCAAGTAGTATTGCTGAGGAAATCATGTTCCGACGAAGCAATACGAGGGGGAGCAAGGCCGAAGTGTTGACGGACGTGATTTCCGTGAACGCTGGTTGCAGAGGCTAAATCCTCTGGACTGTCAGTTGCTTATGCAACTGGAGTGCTCTGGGTCATGACTCTTCTTGGCATGCATTGTGCAGCCGCGTTATGACCGCACTTTTCCTCTCTCCAATCGTCTTTTAAATTGGAGAACATCATGACTTCTGTACTAGCCCCTCAAAATACCACCTTGTGGACTGCGATTATTACGCCGATGTTGGCTGACGGCGCAATCGACTTCGCCACCTTTACTGAGTTGCTACGTGAGCAAAAATCCGCTGGCAATGGCGTGGTGTTGCTTGGCTCAACCGGTGAAGGTAGCAATCTCAGCGTTGCCGAGCGCCAAGCGGTGGTTGAACACGCCTGTAGTTTGAATTTATTAATTCCGTTGATGGTCGGCGTGGGCGGCTTGGATTTACCGAGTCAGCTCGAATGGCTGGCTTTCTGTGAAACGCAGCCCGTGTCGAGTTATTTATTGGTCACGCCGATTTACGCCAAACCGGGCGCCAATGGTCAACGCCGCTGGTTTGAAGCATTGCTCAACGCGGTCAGCAAACCTTGTATGTTGTACAACATCCCATCGCGTGCTGGTGTGCCATTAGCGGAAGGCGCGATTGTTGGTTTGCTCGGTCATGCGAATTTTTGGGCGGTTAAAGAATCGGGCGGCAACGCGGCGCGATTTGCTGAGTTGAAAGCAGCGTATCCACAAATTGCGTGGTATTCGGGTGACGATGTGTTGTTTGCTGAGCACGCAGCCTTGGGTGCGGCGGGTTTGGTTTCGGTGGCCAGTAATGTGTGGCCGCAGCAAGTGGCGCGCTGGGTTAAGCAAGGTTTGGCCGGTGAAGCGATTGGCGATGCACTTCGCTTGGCATCGGAAACGCTGTTCATCGCACCAAGCCCGATTCCGACTAAAGCAATTTTGCATTACCAAGGTCGCATTGCATCGAACGAATTACGTTTGCCACTGTGCGCTGAAGATTTGCCATCTTTAGCGCCGATCTTGGCGAAAGATCAGCAACTTGCTGCGCTGGTCTAATTGATTACTAGTAGGTATTTATGTCTAGGCTTTATTTTATAAGGGCTGGATGGCAATACATTTCTAAGAGGTTGGGGTTAACTTCCAATTTTTGAGTCTAATGGTCTCAAAGCTCGATGCTTTTACCACCACTGCTTTTTATAGAAGCGCTCGCCATTGCTGATGATATAAGCCATCGCTAAAAATGGCGACCATAATAGAAGATGAATTAGCGCAGTTATCAATGGCGATAAGTGAACAAAGATATACTGCAAAGAATCGGTATTTCTTGCGTCTGGTGATGGGAAAAAATAGGCCGAAATTAAAAAGCAGATAAAAGTGAGGCAAAGTTCGGCGGGAATTCTAGACCAATTCAGTTTCCGAATTAAGCCCGCGGCAATTAAAAGAGGAATAACGATTAAAAATAAGCGCAATATTGACACTGATGAATTGGGTAGTGAGATGGCAACACGAAGTCCAAGTAGCAGGCACAATATCGCGCTTACAATTCGAATGGCACGGAATAAGTTGGGTTCAGACATATGATTTGCTTGTCGAATGAGTGATGTTGTTAGGCATAAGTAGTAGTGTTTTAGATGATAATTAGATATTTCCACCAAGCCATACGTTTTCCAGACAAAAATAAACCCGCTCGAAAGCGGGTTTATTTGATTTGGAGCTAATTAAACCGCAGTTTCGTCGAGTTCTGGAATCGCGATTTGGTTATCGGTACTGAATTGATAGTCTTTGAACACGTGTTCGGCTGTCAATAACTGGTAACGGCCGTCTGGCAATACATTGGTGGTGTCTTTCAAGCGATAGGTGTAATGCCCACAAGTCCAGCAATCAAAGTTGCGCATGTGCGTGCACAGACAGGTTTTGTCATACACATGAATCTCAGAAATCTTTTTCGCAGTTGGATTTTCTTCGATGACTTTATTGTACGCATTGATATACGCGCAGCCGCCATTGGCATCGAGCAAGTAGCCGTAGGCTTCGCAGTTCGGGCGAATGCCTGAGCCAATCGCTGGCGTGTTTTTCATCATGCGCATCGGGTAGCCCGTTGGCGAAATTTGATTCACTTCGATGATGTCTTCAGAAGCTTTGTAATATTCTTGCTTCACATCATCCGGCAAGCCACATTCTTTCGTCACGGTAAAGCGCGTTGCAACTTGTACACCGCCGCAGCCCATTTCTAAGTATTGAACAGCATCCGATCCCGTAAATACGCCACCCGCAGCGATCACCGGCATATTGTCGTAGCCTTGCTCTTTGATCCACGCGATGACTTCGGCCACGATGTCTTCGAGTTTGAAATCGGCCCAGTCCATGCCAAAACCCAAATGACCGCCTGCGAGCGGGCCTTCAACGACCACATAATCAGGTAGGCGATTGCTACGCGCCGATTTTTTGATGAACAACTGCAAAGCACGAACCGATGAAACGATGATGCCCAGCTTGGCTTCATGAAAACGTGGATGATCTTGAATCAGTGCAAACGAACCCAAGTGCAGACCCGCAGCCAGGGTAATGCCGTCGATACCTGCATCGAGTGCTGCGTTCATGCGAACGCGGATGGTTTCTTTCGGGCCATTCATCGTCAACTTTTCCATGCAGTTGATGAAGATCAGACCGTTGCCTTGCTTGCGTTTCATCGTTGCTTCAACGTGCAGGCGCGTTGCTTCTTCAAGCTGTTTTAGGTCGAACTGCACCACGGCTTTGTCAGAATTGGCGACGTTGAATTTGTATTGCTTGAGCTTGTCTTTGACGTGTTTGGTGTTGTAACGGCGATCGGTAACGGTATTAATCATCGCATCGGAAATATGGCCAATGCCGCCCAAGCGGCAGGCTTCCAGTGCCAAATCGGCGGTGGAAATATCTACGCCCATGCCACCGATCATGATAGGCACGTATTCTGCTGCATCACTTGCTGTAGAAAACTTCAAACGAAAATCATCAACACGCTTCATTAGATCAATCCATTCATAAATCCGGTTTTAGCGGACTTAATGATTAGTAAATTTTTGAATGCCGAATGATAACTTGGAATAGGGGGGTTTGGCTCGTGTCAATGATGACAATAAGCAATAAAATGCCGCAGCAGCCGGGTGAATTTCACCATGACTTTCAATTTACTCACTAAAAGAGACCACTTTATTTCTTTTGAGGTAAGCCTTGCCGAGTATTTCGCAGCGCCAGCTAAATCAATTTAGAATGGCGGCAACGATTTATGTGGATGAATTCATGAGTGAGCCTAGCCTGTTTCAAGAGTTAGCCGCTGATTTGGCCGAGCGGAAAGCCAATCACTTGTACCGAACACGGCGGGTATTAGATTCGCCGCAAGGCGCGCGCGTTACGGTGGATGGGCGCGAATTACTCAATTTTTGCAGCAACGATTATTTGGGTTTGGCCAATCATCCAAGTGTCGTCGCCGCTGCGCAGGCGGGCGCAGTGCGCTGGGGCGTCGGCAGTGGCGCTTCGCATTTGGTCGCAGGGCATTTTGCCATCGAGCAAGCGCTTGAAGATCGCCTCGCGGCGTGGGCGGGAAAACCCGCGGCGATCACCTTATCGACGGGCTATATGGCTAATTTGGCGGTGGTAACGGGTTTAGTCGGTCGCGGTGACGCGGTCTTTGCCGATAAAACCAATCACGCCTCGCTCAATGATGCGATGGCTTTGTCGCGCGCCGACGTCAAACGCTTTGCCCATAGCGATGTGGCCGCGCTGGAACGTTTGCTCGCAGCGAGTACAGCCAAACGCAAAATGATTATCGTCGACGCCGTATTTAGCATGGACGGCGACATCGCGCCGCTGGCGGAAATGCTCGCACTGGCCGAATCGTATGATGCGCTGCTGTACATCGACGATGCGCATGGTTTTGGCGTGCTGGGCGACGGGCGTGGCACTTTGGCCGAGTTAGGTTTATCGTCACCTCGTATTATCTATATGGCGACTTTGGGAAAAGCGGCGGGCGTTGCAGGGGCGTATATTGCTGCAGAGCAAGTGGTCATTGACTATCTGATTAATACTGCCAAGCCATATATCTATACCACTGCTGCACCACCCATGATTGCTGCAGCGATGCACGCGAGTTTGGACGTGATTGAGTCGGACAGCGCACGGCGCGACACTTTGCATCGCCATATTGCGTATTTCCGCGATTCGTTGGCAGGTACTTGCGCATTGCTACCTTCACGCACGGCGATTCAGCCGATCTTGTTGCCCGATGTCGCCACTGCCGTCGCCGTCTCGCAAGCACTCTTTGACGCCGGATTCTGGGTCGCCGCGATTCGCCCACCGACCGTGCCGACACCACGCCTGCGGGTGGTGCTCAATGCGGCACATACCGATGAGGAAGTCGCAGCACTGTGCAAGATGCTGCAGCGGATTTTGAGTGCTTAAATAGGTATATTACTGCAGACATTAATCAATAATGCCTAGAAGGCAATACATCGATAAGGTTAAATATGAAAACTTTGAATGTCATTGGCCCCGGTCGCTTGGGGCAAAGTTTGGCACGCTTGGCGGTGGATTCTGGGCAATACCAAATCGGTGGCGTGTTGGCGCGCTCTGAACAATCGGCCGCCAAGGCGCTGGCTTTTATTGGTGCGGGGCAAGTGTGTTTGCAACTGGCTGATTTGCCGCCTGCAGATTTGTGGTTGCTGGCCGTTCCCGATTCATCGATTGCAGCGGTGGCGGTGGAGTTGGCGGCGGCGCAGGTGGTGAAGACAGGTGATGTGGTGTTTCACGCCAGCGGGGCGCTAGAGGCGAATATCCTTGCGCCGCTGCAAGCGCAAGGCGCATTGATTGCCAGCCTGCATCCAGCATTTTCCTTTGCCGATCCCGCGCGTGCGGTGTTGACGTTTTTTGGTACGCCGTGCGCGATTGAGGGCAATGCCGCTGCTTGCAAACTACTCAATCAATTTGCCCAAGCGATTGGCGGCGTGCCGTTTGCCTTGGCCGAAGGTGGTAAAGGCGCTTATCACGCAGCGCTGTCGATGGCAGCAAACTATCTTGTGACGCTTGCTGATCTCTCGCTGAAAACTGCACATCAGGCAGGTATTGCCCCGGAGATGGCTAATAGCTTGGTATTGGGGCTGATGCAGCAGACTTTGCATAATATCCAAGCGCTTGGCCCTGCTGTGGCGTTGACGGGGCCGATTGTGCGCGGTGATGCGGGAACGGTTCAGCGGCACTTGGAAGTAGTCGGGGAAAATCAACAGGCACCATATCGTGTTATGGGTTTGGCAACGCTGAGTTTGGCGGGAGACAGAGTGTCGCCTGAGCAGGCTCGCCAATTAAAAACAGCCTTAACTCAAGCGGAGCATGCATTGTGTACATCGGGGAATTAGCTAAACTTAGTGGCACCAGCGCCAAAGCCATTCGCCATTATGAAAACCTGGGTTTACTGGGTCAAGTCGAGCGGCAAGGCGTTTACCGCATTTATGACTTGCAAGATGTGCAAGTGGTGCAATGGATTAAGCAGGCACAAAGCTTGGGTTTTCGTTTGAACGAGCTTGTTGCTGCATTTCAAAAAGACGCCGATGGTCAGTTGAATTGGCAAGAAATGAATCGGCAAATTGAGTTCAAGCGTAGTGCAATTTGCCAAGAAATTGCGCATCTACAAAGTTTAGAAGCACGTTTAACTGCGATGCATATTGAAATCGATGAATGTATCAGCGGCGCGCCTTTGGCTGCCGAACCTACCCCAGATCAAGCCAAGTTTTATGCTTTTTGTGCTGAAGCGCAAAGCACTTGACTCTGTCCTTAGGGGCAGACTTAGGCTAATGCTTTTCTTTGCGGGAGAGCATGATGAGCAAAAAAGTGTTGGTGATTTTGGGGCATTCTTTAGATGATAGTTTTTGCGCTGCACTGAGTGCGCAGTATGCGGTGAGCGCAGCGGCGGCAGGACATCAGGTTCAGATTTTGAAGTTGGGTGACTTGCAGTTCGATCCAATTTTGCATCAAGGGTATCGGCAGATTCAGCCTTTGGAAGTCGATTTGGTGCAGGCACAAGCGCAAATTGAATGGGCTGAGCATATCGCCTTGGTTTACCCGATCTGGTGGGGCGCTGCACCCGCGCTATTGAAGGGTTTTATTGATCGCGTTTTTGTGCCGGGATTTGCGTTCAAATATCAAGAAAACTCCAGTTTCCAAGTCAAATTACTCAAGGGGCGCAGTGCGCATTTGCTAGTGACGATGGATACGCCGCCGTGGTACTACCGCTGGGTGTATCGTTTGTCGGTCTTGCGGCAAATGCGTGTAACGACCTTGGAATTTTGTGGCATTCAAGTGAAGAAAACGGCTATTTTTGGTCCTGTAATCAGTGCGAAGCCCGAACAAAGATCGGCTTGGCTTGCTCAAGCTTGTGCTTTGGCGACACGGATTTAAGTTTTCTAAGTTGATCAGCAAATTTTGAGCGAAAATTTTTGCCACTGAGCCGCCCATTGACCGAGCTAGGCGGTAAACTGCGACTCCGTTTGAATGGGTGTTGGAACAAATCATGTGGATTGAAACGCGTGGCCGTGGGCCGGATTTGGTGCTGCTGCACGGTTGGGCGATGAACAGTACAGTCTGGAATTCAATTGTCGATGAATTGGCGCAGCATTATTGCGTGCATTTGGTCGATTTGCCGGGGCACGGCGCGTCACCTGCCACATCTTCGCTGAGTTTGCAGATGATGGTCGATGCGGTCGATGCGGCGTTTCCGTGGCCGGTGCAAATTATCGGATGGTCTTTGGGCGGCGCGGTGGCTGCACAGTGGGCGATTCAGCAACAGGAAAAAGTAAAGTCATTGACTTTGGTCGCTTCCAGCCCGTGTTTTATGCAGCGGGAAGATTGGCGCGCCGCGATGCCAGCGACGGTATTGGCGCAATTTGCCGAAGCATTGCAGTCCGATTGGCAGGGTACTTTAAAGCGTTTTATTAGTTTGCAAGCGATGGGTGATGCGAGCGCGAGAGCGGTGACCAAGGAATTACTCGCCGATTTATTCAAGCACGGCGAGCCGAGTATTGCCTCTTTGGCCGAAGGGTTAGCGATTCTGCGCGATACCGATTTGCGCGAGCAAATGAGTCAGATCTCGTGCCCAGTTTTA contains these protein-coding regions:
- a CDS encoding AzlD domain-containing protein; its protein translation is MDILYALLLLLGMAVVTYGLRVSFFLPGVGERFPPKLRQAAAYVPVAVLTAIIVPEIFIPRNEWQWLSPQLAGAIATGLIVWRSKKLMLGIAVGMAVYYLFRLLTLNF
- a CDS encoding enoyl-CoA hydratase/isomerase family protein codes for the protein MTIHVRLMPVKHEMQIGILALSAPERINAQNLSMVRQMVQALQQWHAREDVVAVVLIGAGERGFCAGGDLKALYEAMTEPDQIAQGDAFFAEEYALCQMIREYPKPVLAWGHGIVMGGGWGLFSAASHRVVTESSKLAMPETAIGLFPDVAASRWLSELAGYGQFLALSGAAINAADALLTGAAQWALPDATRHGVLAGLAALPWLGNSSDAELLSDFLAQASAPLAASSHLAAHEDVLQDDNGGSVQERCIQLRALTLSSDPWLAHAGERIHKASPTSLWLAWTLQQHCKTLSFPETVQLETQVSAACLRYGDFRAGIYATLIDRNSTPRWQQTDLMRLDHGKLTSAFPMFFN
- a CDS encoding Bax inhibitor-1/YccA family protein, giving the protein MMQSFNQFNQNSVAYNSGALAAERNQVLRNTYFLLALTMLPTAAGALLGMSLNFRVSGFMGFGLFMLVSFGAFYAIEKTKESSAGVFLLLGYTGFMGLWLSQILQSAMKFSNGAEMIGMAAIGTAAIFFTLATIATVTKKDFSFMGKFLFIGLVIALLAAVANIFFAIPALSLAISAVILMICSAYILYDVSRIVNGGETNYISATLSLYLNIYNVFVSLLHIIMAFTGNSRD
- a CDS encoding lytic transglycosylase domain-containing protein, which gives rise to MLVELFTATLSLGAMPTNADHSAQWTAQLASAAKQEARNPWTAAVLYCQAARHGVTEAQYRLAMLYAFGLGVPEDRAAAATLFSVAAEQGHYESQKMLETIRISAHRLPACVESNTNPAPAPLPPPIDIKLFNANQKMVAKIITKVAAWHGVDPNFALSIAKVESGLNAHAISPKSAMGVMQLIPDTAERFNVKDVFNVSQNVKGGVRYLRWLLDRYQGNVALVAASYNAGEGKVDRYRGIPPYPETRQYVKRVMVLYPYAVHQTESDHYRDINAFPDQKAARKK
- a CDS encoding glycoside hydrolase family 18 protein, with amino-acid sequence MSTKFSTCLAALALPCLLSPTTALATEKLISYLPTWRDAGVVAKVGPQLAQLDVGILSFIEVSPDGNAFIPAATKAGADLWKAQFAKAKKVNPDFNCMWAIGGWTGSRNIAKVARTEAGRNKLVQSAIGIMRDSQCVGLDLDWEHPVTGGDYAADASPADFQNWVSLLRDLRKGLDAAGKADKKTYFLTVAVPANNGGWVMGGYDMKSALPLLDWVNLMAYDRAGGWSKTSTLQASLHAVPGDPDGNVLSTSKAVEYFIAQGAKPAQLVLGVPFYVRGLGGVAAGEKGDGLVQPMSGPGLKDEAEQGVATWGDFQTRYAKASGWKAYRSKEAGNAPYMYHAGKKELLTYDDPISLAEKVKFVKANKLGGVMIWEITQDDADFTLLNSLSQNLKGKK
- a CDS encoding AzlC family ABC transporter permease, with translation MTSSTATFGQAFKIGALETLPLQMGVAPFALIFGTLAGPAGLPPWAALAMSVLVYAGSSQFLALSLLAAGAALPVIIFTTLIVNLRHALYSATLQLPFSHQPFLRRAALAFFLTDETFAVVQSAASQQIAPLDAVMFGSGLVNYTTWVSFTALGIVLGQNIPELQHWGLEFAMVATFTGIVVPLLVTRAQVICAVVAGATALLAHALPYKLGLLLAVLFGVSAAMHFREKA